A DNA window from Novosphingobium sp. RL4 contains the following coding sequences:
- the accD gene encoding acetyl-CoA carboxylase, carboxyltransferase subunit beta: protein MSWLSKVRNSLGSLKKRDTPDNLWTKCPGCGEMLFTKEFEDNLSVCPRCQYHGRIGAQTRFDQLLDAGYSVLPAAKVPENPLNFRDSKKYSDRIRAARAANPFPDALTNALGAIEGQKVVLGVQDFAFMGGSMGMAVGEAFVEAVERAIAEDCAYVICTAAGGARMQEGILSLMQMPKATVAIRRLARAGLPYIVVLTDPTTGGVTASYAMLGDIQIAEPGALIGFAGQRVIQDTIREKLPDGFQRAEYLHAHGMVDMVVHRQDLKGTLASLLGYLERKEVA from the coding sequence ATGAGTTGGCTTAGCAAGGTACGCAATTCCCTCGGGAGCCTGAAGAAGCGGGACACGCCCGACAACCTGTGGACCAAGTGTCCCGGTTGCGGCGAGATGCTCTTCACCAAGGAGTTCGAGGACAATCTGTCGGTCTGCCCGCGCTGCCAGTACCACGGCCGCATCGGTGCGCAGACGCGCTTCGACCAGTTGCTCGACGCCGGTTATTCCGTCCTGCCCGCCGCGAAGGTTCCGGAAAATCCGCTGAACTTCCGCGACAGCAAGAAGTATTCCGACCGCATCCGCGCCGCGCGCGCCGCCAATCCCTTCCCCGATGCGCTGACCAATGCGCTCGGCGCGATCGAGGGGCAGAAGGTGGTGCTCGGCGTCCAGGACTTCGCCTTCATGGGCGGGTCGATGGGCATGGCGGTGGGTGAGGCTTTCGTCGAGGCCGTCGAACGGGCCATCGCCGAGGATTGCGCCTACGTGATCTGCACTGCCGCCGGCGGCGCCCGCATGCAGGAGGGTATCCTCTCGCTCATGCAGATGCCCAAGGCGACCGTGGCGATCCGCCGCCTCGCACGGGCGGGTCTTCCCTATATCGTCGTCCTGACCGATCCCACCACCGGCGGCGTCACCGCCAGCTACGCGATGCTGGGCGATATCCAGATCGCCGAGCCGGGCGCGCTCATCGGCTTCGCCGGCCAGCGCGTGATCCAGGACACCATCCGCGAAAAACTCCCCGACGGCTTCCAGCGCGCCGAGTACCTCCATGCCCACGGCATGGTGGACATGGTGGTCCACCGCCAGGACCTCAAAGGCACGCTGGCCTCGCTGCTCGGTTATCTTGAACGAAAGGAAGTTGCGTGA
- a CDS encoding aldehyde dehydrogenase family protein, producing the protein MRNYTQFYIDGRWVDPIAPRTAQVVNPATEEVSGTISLGTAADVDKAVAAARRAFVTFGETSAKERLDLLEAILAEYLKREAELGEAVSEEMGAPMSLACGFHTLLGKGHLSTAIEVLKEFKFEEQRGVTLIRKEPIGVCGMITPWNWPMNQTCVKIFPALAAGCTMILKPPQLAPYSAQILAEILHDAGVPAGVFNMVQGKGSEIGTALSTHEDVDMISFTGSEPVGVQIQKDAADTVKRVGLELGGKSAWIVLDDASLAANVAAATGGMMGNSGQTCSAGSRLLVPNARMDDAIAAATEAANGVTVGDPKGNFAMGPVVSKSQYEIIQGYIEKGIEEGAKLIAGGPGKPDGLDKGYYVKPTVFVGTNDMVIAREEIFGPVLVIIGYDDVDHAVAIANDSSFGLGGYVSGEDLDTARAVSRRMRTGAIWVNGGFDFHAPFGGYKRSGNGREWGEHGFAEYLEVKSVVGWNPA; encoded by the coding sequence ATGCGCAATTACACCCAGTTCTATATCGACGGTCGGTGGGTCGATCCCATCGCGCCGCGCACCGCACAAGTCGTCAACCCGGCGACCGAGGAAGTTTCCGGCACGATCTCGCTCGGCACCGCCGCCGATGTCGACAAGGCCGTCGCCGCCGCGCGCCGCGCCTTCGTCACGTTCGGTGAGACCAGCGCCAAGGAACGCCTCGACCTGCTCGAAGCGATCCTGGCCGAATACCTGAAGCGCGAAGCCGAACTGGGCGAGGCCGTCAGCGAAGAAATGGGCGCCCCGATGTCGCTCGCCTGCGGTTTCCACACGCTGCTGGGCAAGGGCCACCTCTCCACCGCGATCGAGGTGCTGAAGGAGTTCAAGTTCGAGGAACAGCGCGGCGTCACGCTGATCCGTAAGGAGCCGATCGGCGTCTGCGGCATGATCACGCCGTGGAACTGGCCGATGAACCAGACCTGCGTGAAGATCTTCCCGGCACTTGCCGCCGGTTGCACGATGATCCTCAAGCCGCCGCAACTCGCGCCGTATTCGGCCCAGATCCTTGCCGAAATCCTGCACGACGCGGGTGTTCCGGCGGGCGTGTTCAACATGGTGCAAGGCAAGGGCAGCGAGATCGGTACCGCACTCTCCACCCATGAGGACGTCGACATGATCTCCTTCACCGGCTCCGAGCCGGTGGGCGTGCAGATCCAGAAGGACGCCGCCGATACCGTCAAGCGCGTCGGCCTTGAACTGGGTGGCAAGAGCGCCTGGATCGTGCTCGACGATGCCTCGCTCGCCGCCAATGTCGCCGCCGCCACCGGCGGCATGATGGGCAATTCCGGCCAGACCTGCTCGGCCGGCTCGCGTCTGTTGGTGCCCAACGCGCGCATGGACGACGCCATCGCCGCCGCTACCGAGGCCGCGAACGGCGTGACCGTGGGCGATCCCAAGGGCAATTTCGCGATGGGCCCGGTCGTCTCGAAGAGCCAGTACGAGATCATCCAGGGCTATATCGAGAAGGGCATCGAGGAAGGCGCCAAGCTCATCGCCGGCGGCCCCGGCAAGCCGGATGGGCTCGACAAGGGCTACTACGTCAAGCCCACCGTGTTCGTCGGCACCAATGACATGGTGATCGCGCGGGAGGAAATCTTCGGCCCCGTCCTCGTCATCATCGGCTACGACGATGTGGATCATGCGGTGGCGATCGCCAACGATTCCAGCTTCGGCCTGGGCGGCTATGTCTCGGGCGAAGACCTCGACACCGCCCGCGCCGTCTCGCGACGGATGCGCACGGGTGCGATCTGGGTCAACGGCGGTTTCGATTTCCACGCACCCTTCGGCGGCTACAAGCGCTCCGGCAACGGCCGCGAATGGGGCGAGCACGGCTTCGCCGAATATCTCGAAGTAAAGTCGGTTGTGGGCTGGAACCCGGCCTGA
- a CDS encoding TonB-dependent receptor plug domain-containing protein has product MKNRKDKLLGMAAIPALALLLPQHAMAQDSSQAADEGPGEAIIVTGSRIARPELDAPNPVTVVTSKDITDSGTTNLTDYLKTIPALQGSQGSYQNAGDRAGIGATGLNLLDLRNLGTQRTLVLIDGRRQVASVDGTQSVDINTIPTDLIERVEVLTGGASAIYGADGVSGVVNFIQKKDFEGFNARVQTGLSEKGDAGQRLIALTAGHNFAGGRGNFAVAWEHGEEDRLSVHSRKYLDGENRVGFYLNPDDTETGGNNNDGIPDYIPLRNVRYNDTSREGGIDVDFDGIPDFYGSQGLPYDPGSYVPLYFQQGGSGTLVSDYGNDLLPEIKRDIVSAVAHFDFSDAFKLYAEGKYARTRSYSVGQPTFDYYLLIPEDNPYIPAAVRPFMDPENGGVLVNRDNFDFGRRGEDITRETLRGVIGARGDISSNLSYDLSYVYGQSKIKSHYTNNMITDRYYAAIDAVSDGNGGVTCRVNVDPTWTPNQPYNYTRSEIPPTTFAPGDCLPLNLFGENAAGNRAALDWIMADTVDRTKLTQHVVSGAITGNTKGLFELPGGAIGFAIGGEYRKEKSSFVADELAAQGLTFTNSLGNTKGSFDVWEAFAEVDVPILADMPFAKRLGVNGAFRYSDYSSIGSTNAWKVGGEWAPVRDVTIRGTYSTAVRAPNISELFSQQSQTFEFIDDPCGSDFLQNGTQYRVDNCQTLLSSLGVANPSNYDDTRSSNISGFQGGNPNLREETAKTWTAGIVLQPSFVPRLTITADWYDIRIKNAIRTVDPQTVAELCVDQATLDNQYCDAITRQNGTNGIADPGNIISFLVGPLNVANIRTAGLDFQVNYTIPTDQLGTFGTRVVGNYLHRLTSVPIPGADKVNDAYVAANIAPKFQITTDLTWAKGPFSLDWQINYMSKMYRYDRQTVASNPDIVAPEYLKLKERFSHDVSFSYDVGKQFTIYGGVNNLFNQKPAIGSLNTPISAVGRYFFMGAKVQLADLFGGAN; this is encoded by the coding sequence ATGAAAAATCGCAAGGACAAGCTCCTCGGCATGGCTGCCATTCCGGCCTTGGCCCTCCTCCTGCCGCAGCACGCCATGGCGCAGGACTCCTCGCAAGCCGCCGATGAAGGCCCCGGTGAAGCCATCATCGTCACGGGTTCGCGCATCGCTCGCCCCGAGCTCGATGCCCCCAATCCCGTGACCGTGGTGACATCGAAGGACATCACCGACTCCGGCACGACCAACCTCACCGATTATCTGAAAACGATTCCCGCGCTCCAGGGCTCGCAGGGCTCTTACCAGAATGCCGGCGATCGTGCGGGTATCGGCGCCACCGGCCTCAACCTGCTGGACCTTCGCAATCTCGGCACCCAGCGCACCCTCGTGCTCATCGACGGCCGCCGCCAGGTCGCCTCGGTCGACGGCACGCAGTCGGTCGACATCAACACGATCCCCACCGACCTGATCGAACGTGTCGAAGTCCTGACCGGCGGCGCCTCGGCCATCTACGGTGCCGACGGCGTCTCGGGCGTCGTGAACTTCATCCAGAAGAAGGACTTCGAAGGCTTCAACGCCCGCGTCCAGACCGGCCTTTCGGAAAAGGGCGACGCCGGCCAGCGCCTCATCGCCCTCACCGCCGGTCACAACTTCGCAGGCGGCCGCGGCAATTTCGCCGTTGCCTGGGAGCACGGGGAGGAAGACCGCCTCAGCGTCCATTCGCGCAAATATCTCGACGGTGAAAACCGTGTCGGCTTCTATCTGAACCCCGACGACACCGAAACCGGCGGCAACAACAACGACGGTATTCCCGATTATATTCCGCTGCGCAACGTCCGTTACAACGACACCTCGCGCGAAGGTGGTATCGACGTCGACTTTGACGGCATTCCGGACTTCTACGGCTCGCAGGGCCTACCCTACGATCCTGGCTCCTATGTCCCGCTCTACTTCCAGCAGGGTGGTTCGGGCACGCTCGTTTCCGACTACGGCAACGATCTCCTGCCCGAGATCAAGCGCGACATCGTCAGCGCAGTCGCCCACTTCGACTTCAGCGACGCGTTCAAGCTCTATGCCGAAGGCAAGTACGCCCGCACGCGTTCCTACTCGGTCGGGCAGCCGACGTTCGACTATTACCTCCTCATCCCCGAGGACAACCCCTATATCCCGGCTGCGGTGCGCCCGTTCATGGACCCCGAGAACGGCGGCGTTCTCGTCAACCGCGACAACTTCGACTTCGGCCGTCGCGGCGAGGACATCACCCGCGAAACCCTGCGCGGCGTGATTGGTGCGCGCGGCGATATCAGTTCGAACCTGTCGTACGACCTGTCCTACGTCTATGGTCAGTCGAAGATCAAATCGCACTATACCAACAACATGATCACCGATCGCTACTATGCGGCGATCGATGCGGTGAGCGATGGCAATGGCGGCGTGACCTGCCGGGTGAACGTCGATCCCACCTGGACGCCCAACCAGCCCTACAACTACACCCGCAGCGAAATTCCGCCGACGACGTTCGCTCCCGGCGATTGCCTCCCGCTGAACCTGTTCGGTGAAAATGCGGCCGGAAACCGGGCGGCGCTGGATTGGATCATGGCCGACACCGTCGACCGTACCAAACTGACGCAGCACGTCGTCAGCGGCGCGATCACCGGCAATACCAAGGGTCTCTTCGAACTTCCCGGCGGCGCCATCGGCTTCGCCATCGGCGGCGAATATCGCAAGGAAAAGAGCAGCTTCGTTGCCGACGAACTGGCAGCGCAGGGCCTGACGTTCACCAACTCGCTGGGCAACACCAAGGGTTCGTTCGACGTCTGGGAAGCCTTTGCCGAAGTCGACGTGCCGATCCTGGCCGACATGCCGTTTGCCAAGCGCCTCGGCGTCAACGGCGCATTCCGCTATTCGGATTACTCCAGCATCGGCTCGACCAATGCCTGGAAGGTCGGTGGTGAATGGGCTCCTGTCCGTGACGTGACTATTCGCGGCACCTACTCGACCGCAGTTCGCGCGCCGAACATCAGCGAACTCTTCAGCCAGCAGTCCCAGACCTTCGAATTCATCGACGATCCCTGCGGCTCCGACTTCCTGCAGAATGGGACGCAGTATCGTGTCGACAACTGTCAGACGCTGCTGTCGTCGCTTGGCGTCGCGAATCCCTCGAATTACGACGACACCCGCAGCTCGAACATCTCCGGCTTCCAGGGCGGCAACCCCAACCTTCGGGAAGAAACCGCGAAGACCTGGACCGCCGGCATCGTGCTGCAGCCCTCATTCGTGCCGCGCCTGACGATCACGGCGGACTGGTATGACATCCGCATCAAGAACGCGATCCGCACTGTCGATCCGCAGACCGTTGCCGAACTGTGCGTCGATCAGGCCACGCTCGACAACCAATACTGCGATGCGATCACGCGCCAGAATGGTACCAACGGGATCGCCGATCCCGGCAACATCATCAGCTTCCTGGTCGGACCGCTGAACGTCGCGAATATCCGCACTGCCGGGCTGGACTTCCAGGTGAACTACACCATTCCCACCGACCAGCTTGGCACTTTCGGCACGCGCGTCGTCGGGAACTACCTGCACCGCCTCACCTCGGTGCCGATCCCGGGCGCTGACAAGGTGAACGACGCCTATGTCGCCGCCAACATCGCTCCCAAGTTCCAGATCACAACCGATCTGACCTGGGCAAAGGGTCCGTTCAGCCTCGACTGGCAGATCAACTACATGTCCAAGATGTACCGCTACGATCGCCAGACCGTGGCCAGCAACCCGGACATCGTTGCCCCGGAATATCTGAAGCTCAAGGAGCGCTTCTCGCATGACGTGAGCTTCTCCTACGATGTGGGCAAGCAGTTCACGATCTATGGCGGCGTGAACAACCTGTTCAACCAGAAGCCGGCGATCGGATCCCTGAACACGCCGATCAGCGCGGTCGGTCGCTACTTCTTCATGGGTGCGAAGGTTCAGTTGGCCGATCTCTTCGGCGGAGCGAACTGA
- the accC gene encoding acetyl-CoA carboxylase biotin carboxylase subunit — translation MAIKRLLIANRGEIALRIHRAAREMGIETVAVHSTADAEAMHVRLADHAVCIGPPAAKDSYLNVAAIIAAAEITQADAIHPGYGFLSENAQFAEIVEAHGLIWVGPKPEHIRTMGDKVEAKRTAGALGLPLVPGSDGAIEDFDEARALAETIGYPVIIKAASGGGGRGMKVVNSAEELQSQMGQARSEAKAAFGDATVYMEKYLGNPRHIEFQVFGDGKGAAVHLGERDCSLQRRHQKVLEEAPSPVITPEERDRMGGIVSKAMADMGYRGAGTIEFLWENGEFYFIEMNTRLQVEHPVTEAITGVDLVREQIRVAEGQPLTFTQDAIEFKGHAIECRINAEDPWNFTPSPGQVTNYHAAGGMNVRVDSGLYAGYRIPPYYDSMIGKLIVSGRTRQGAIMRLKRALEEMVIDGVKTSIPMHQALLEDPEFESGEYTIKWLEEWLAKRAG, via the coding sequence ATGGCCATCAAGCGCCTCCTGATTGCCAATCGCGGCGAGATCGCGCTGCGGATCCATCGCGCCGCGCGCGAAATGGGCATCGAGACCGTCGCGGTCCATTCCACCGCCGACGCCGAAGCCATGCATGTGCGCCTTGCCGACCATGCGGTCTGCATCGGCCCGCCGGCGGCGAAGGATTCGTATCTCAACGTCGCCGCGATCATTGCCGCGGCCGAGATCACCCAGGCCGACGCGATCCACCCCGGCTACGGCTTCCTCTCGGAGAACGCCCAGTTCGCCGAGATCGTGGAGGCACATGGCCTGATCTGGGTCGGTCCCAAGCCCGAGCACATCCGTACGATGGGCGACAAGGTGGAAGCCAAGCGCACCGCAGGCGCGCTCGGCCTGCCGCTGGTTCCGGGATCCGACGGTGCGATCGAGGACTTCGACGAGGCTCGCGCCCTGGCTGAGACGATCGGCTACCCGGTCATCATCAAGGCGGCCTCGGGCGGCGGCGGTCGCGGCATGAAGGTCGTGAATTCTGCCGAGGAACTCCAGAGCCAGATGGGTCAGGCCCGTTCGGAAGCGAAAGCTGCTTTCGGCGATGCCACGGTCTACATGGAAAAGTACCTCGGCAATCCGCGGCACATCGAATTCCAGGTGTTCGGCGACGGCAAGGGCGCGGCGGTTCACCTTGGAGAGCGCGATTGCTCGCTTCAGCGCCGCCACCAGAAGGTGCTGGAAGAAGCGCCTTCGCCGGTCATCACCCCCGAAGAGCGCGACCGCATGGGCGGCATCGTATCCAAGGCGATGGCCGACATGGGCTATCGCGGCGCCGGTACGATCGAGTTCCTCTGGGAAAACGGCGAGTTCTACTTCATCGAGATGAACACGCGCCTGCAGGTGGAGCATCCGGTGACGGAAGCCATCACCGGCGTCGATCTCGTGCGTGAGCAGATTCGCGTCGCAGAAGGCCAGCCGCTGACGTTCACGCAGGACGCCATCGAGTTCAAGGGCCACGCCATCGAGTGCCGCATCAACGCGGAAGACCCATGGAACTTCACCCCTTCGCCGGGGCAGGTGACCAATTATCACGCGGCGGGCGGCATGAACGTGCGCGTCGATTCGGGGCTCTATGCAGGCTACCGCATTCCGCCCTATTACGATTCGATGATCGGCAAGCTGATCGTTTCCGGTCGCACCCGTCAGGGCGCGATCATGCGCCTCAAGCGCGCGCTGGAGGAAATGGTGATCGACGGGGTGAAGACCTCGATTCCGATGCACCAGGCCCTGCTCGAGGACCCCGAGTTCGAGAGCGGCGAGTACACGATCAAGTGGCTGGAAGAATGGCTGGCCAAGCGCGCCGGCTGA
- a CDS encoding secondary thiamine-phosphate synthase enzyme YjbQ gives MKQATTILSFDTPGRGLCDITRTIADWHRETGIGEGLLTLLCRHTSASLLIQENAAREVRGDIVDWLDRMAPEGRHYAHDDEGPDDMPAHLKATLTGVNLSIPVIGGRLALGTWQGIYLAEHRRAPHRRQVALHVIGT, from the coding sequence ATGAAACAGGCCACCACGATCCTCTCCTTCGACACCCCCGGCCGCGGGCTTTGCGATATCACCCGCACGATTGCCGACTGGCACCGCGAGACCGGCATCGGAGAGGGCCTGCTCACCCTGCTCTGCCGCCACACATCCGCCTCGCTGCTGATCCAGGAGAACGCCGCGCGCGAAGTGAGGGGCGACATCGTCGACTGGCTGGACCGCATGGCGCCGGAAGGCCGCCACTACGCCCATGACGACGAAGGCCCTGACGACATGCCCGCCCATCTCAAGGCAACGCTGACCGGCGTGAACCTCTCGATCCCGGTTATCGGCGGACGCCTAGCGCTGGGCACCTGGCAAGGCATCTACCTTGCCGAGCATCGCCGCGCCCCGCACCGGCGGCAGGTTGCGCTCCATGTGATCGGGACCTGA
- the accB gene encoding acetyl-CoA carboxylase biotin carboxyl carrier protein — protein sequence MNIDSALVRELAELLAETGLTEIEVEDGERKIKVVRQVAQQIVAAAAPALPQVAAPAAAAAPAAEAAPAAPVDAVKSPMVGTVYLAPEPSAANFISVGQQVKAGDVLLIVEAMKVMNQINAPKSGTIQAILVDNQQPVEFDQPLVVIA from the coding sequence GTGAACATCGACAGCGCGCTGGTACGCGAGCTCGCCGAGCTCCTCGCTGAAACCGGCCTGACCGAAATCGAGGTCGAGGACGGCGAACGCAAGATCAAGGTCGTGCGTCAGGTTGCACAGCAGATCGTTGCTGCCGCAGCCCCGGCACTGCCGCAGGTCGCCGCTCCGGCTGCAGCCGCCGCTCCGGCAGCCGAGGCTGCGCCCGCCGCCCCGGTTGACGCCGTGAAGTCGCCGATGGTTGGCACCGTCTATCTCGCGCCCGAACCCAGCGCGGCGAACTTCATCAGCGTTGGCCAGCAGGTCAAGGCTGGCGACGTTCTGCTCATCGTCGAGGCCATGAAGGTCATGAACCAGATCAACGCCCCCAAGAGCGGCACGATCCAGGCCATCCTCGTCGACAACCAGCAGCCGGTCGAATTCGACCAGCCGCTCGTCGTTATCGCCTGA
- a CDS encoding acetyl-CoA carboxylase carboxyltransferase subunit alpha yields MISFLEFEKPIAALEARIAELRTTASDSDLDIAGEIARLEKKSAGMLAGTYAKLTPWQKTQVARHPQRPHFVDYLRLGFTDFIPLAGDRVYGEDEAIVGGLARLNGRKVMVLGHEKGHDTPSRIKHNFGSAKPEGYRKAIRLMEMAGKFGLPVVTLVDTAGAFPGVEAEERGQAEAIARSIEACLAVPVPIVSAIVGEGGSGGAVALAAADRVLMLEHSIYSVISPEGASSILWRTPDKAPDAAEAMKVTAQDLLSLGVIERIVPEPVGGAQRDAPAAARSLFSAIDEELDTLSALTARDLLARREERFLAIGRA; encoded by the coding sequence ATGATCTCGTTCCTTGAATTCGAAAAGCCGATCGCCGCGCTCGAGGCGCGCATTGCAGAGCTGCGCACCACTGCCAGCGACAGCGATCTCGATATCGCGGGAGAAATCGCGCGCCTCGAGAAGAAGAGCGCCGGCATGCTGGCGGGCACTTATGCCAAGCTCACGCCCTGGCAGAAGACGCAAGTGGCGCGCCATCCGCAGCGGCCGCACTTCGTGGACTATCTGCGCCTGGGGTTCACCGACTTCATCCCGCTGGCGGGCGACCGCGTCTATGGCGAAGATGAGGCGATCGTTGGCGGCCTCGCGCGGCTCAACGGCCGCAAGGTCATGGTTCTTGGGCATGAAAAGGGCCACGACACGCCCAGCCGCATCAAGCACAACTTCGGTTCTGCGAAGCCCGAAGGCTATCGCAAGGCGATCCGACTGATGGAGATGGCGGGCAAGTTCGGCCTGCCGGTCGTCACCCTGGTCGATACCGCCGGCGCCTTCCCCGGCGTCGAGGCGGAAGAGCGCGGGCAGGCGGAAGCCATCGCCCGTTCGATCGAGGCCTGTCTTGCGGTGCCGGTGCCGATCGTTTCGGCCATCGTCGGCGAAGGCGGTTCCGGCGGCGCAGTAGCGTTGGCCGCTGCCGACCGCGTGCTGATGCTCGAACACTCGATCTATTCGGTGATTTCGCCCGAAGGCGCCTCGTCGATCCTGTGGCGGACCCCGGACAAGGCGCCTGACGCCGCCGAGGCCATGAAGGTGACGGCTCAGGACCTGCTTTCGCTGGGTGTCATCGAACGCATCGTGCCTGAGCCCGTCGGCGGTGCCCAGCGCGATGCCCCGGCCGCGGCCCGGTCACTGTTCAGCGCCATCGACGAGGAACTCGATACCCTGTCTGCCCTTACCGCCCGCGATTTGCTCGCCCGCCGTGAGGAACGCTTCCTGGCCATCGGCCGGGCGTGA
- a CDS encoding thiamine pyrophosphate-binding protein, whose translation MYDDQPQAEAPVSARKGTPVYKRILDLFEAEGIKTLFGIPDPNFVHLFLEAESRGWTVVSPHHEASAGHMAAAAARITGKPALCIGTLGPGMANMMPAIQCAKVENDPVIFMGGQRARITERRVRRGRIQFVRQEPMIEDSVKFSSSIEYADQTDEIIREAIRVAMSGTPGPAYIEYPAHVILEELDLPPVLPPHRYRLTMQGADGDRIAEAAEIIRNAKNPVLLVGHGVYTAKAGASVKELAELMQCPVIQTSGGTSFIDGIEDRTFPYGFSEASIDAVVESDCCVALATELGEPSHYGRWRHWVDNEANRKWIYVQQDPTAIGVNRPIDVPLVGDVRAVVPQLVRALKDTPRKAAPSLAEYIQRDADQLVELAEEAATKPDGSTAKMHTSQFVTEATKAFPKDGILIRDGGATVIFQWTYSQAKPHDVIWNQNYGHIGTGLPYATGAMLADQAETGKVRPGMLLTSDSSFLFHVGELEVAVRKNLPLVIVVGVDFQWGLEVGVYKRTFGKGTKETGVHWSDKVRFDKIAEGFGAAGEYVEKAADIGPAIQRAYERGGCTVIHVPIDPAANSEEMPNYSEFRTWYAEGTQ comes from the coding sequence ATGTACGACGACCAACCCCAGGCTGAAGCACCCGTTTCGGCGCGCAAGGGCACCCCGGTTTACAAGCGCATTCTCGACCTGTTCGAGGCTGAGGGCATCAAGACCCTGTTCGGCATTCCCGATCCCAACTTCGTCCACTTGTTCCTGGAAGCGGAATCGCGCGGCTGGACCGTCGTTTCGCCGCACCACGAAGCGTCCGCCGGCCACATGGCCGCCGCCGCTGCCCGCATCACCGGCAAGCCGGCACTCTGCATCGGCACGCTCGGGCCGGGCATGGCGAACATGATGCCCGCGATCCAGTGCGCCAAGGTTGAGAACGATCCGGTGATCTTCATGGGCGGCCAGCGCGCCCGCATCACCGAGCGCCGCGTGCGTCGCGGCCGTATCCAGTTCGTCCGCCAGGAGCCGATGATCGAGGATTCGGTGAAGTTCTCCAGCTCCATCGAATATGCCGACCAGACCGACGAAATCATCCGCGAGGCGATCCGCGTCGCCATGTCGGGCACGCCGGGGCCGGCCTATATCGAATATCCCGCGCACGTCATTCTCGAAGAACTCGACCTGCCGCCGGTGCTGCCGCCGCATCGCTACCGCCTGACCATGCAGGGCGCCGATGGCGACCGCATTGCCGAAGCGGCCGAGATCATCCGCAATGCCAAGAACCCGGTGCTGCTGGTCGGCCACGGCGTCTACACCGCCAAGGCAGGCGCTTCGGTCAAGGAACTGGCCGAACTGATGCAGTGCCCGGTGATCCAGACCTCGGGCGGCACCTCGTTCATCGACGGGATCGAGGATCGCACTTTCCCCTACGGCTTCTCGGAAGCCTCGATCGACGCCGTTGTCGAAAGCGACTGCTGCGTGGCGCTCGCCACCGAACTGGGCGAGCCGAGCCACTACGGCCGCTGGCGCCACTGGGTGGACAACGAAGCCAATCGCAAGTGGATCTATGTTCAGCAGGACCCGACAGCGATCGGCGTCAACCGCCCGATCGACGTGCCGCTGGTGGGCGACGTCCGCGCCGTGGTGCCGCAGCTCGTCCGCGCGCTGAAGGACACCCCGCGCAAGGCTGCGCCGTCGCTGGCCGAATATATCCAGCGCGATGCCGATCAGCTTGTCGAACTGGCAGAAGAAGCCGCGACCAAGCCCGACGGCTCGACCGCGAAGATGCACACCAGCCAGTTCGTCACCGAAGCGACCAAGGCCTTCCCGAAGGACGGCATCCTGATCCGCGACGGCGGCGCCACGGTGATCTTCCAGTGGACCTACTCGCAGGCCAAGCCACATGACGTGATCTGGAACCAGAACTACGGCCACATCGGCACCGGCCTGCCCTATGCCACCGGCGCCATGCTCGCCGACCAGGCCGAAACCGGCAAGGTCCGCCCGGGCATGCTGCTCACCTCGGACTCTTCGTTCCTGTTCCACGTCGGCGAACTCGAAGTCGCTGTGCGCAAGAACCTGCCGCTGGTGATCGTGGTCGGCGTCGACTTCCAGTGGGGCCTCGAAGTGGGCGTCTACAAGCGCACCTTCGGCAAGGGCACCAAGGAAACCGGCGTGCACTGGTCCGACAAGGTCCGCTTCGACAAGATCGCCGAAGGCTTCGGCGCGGCGGGCGAATATGTCGAGAAGGCGGCGGACATCGGCCCGGCCATCCAGCGCGCTTACGAGCGTGGCGGTTGCACCGTGATCCACGTACCGATCGACCCGGCCGCGAACTCGGAGGAAATGCCGAACTATTCGGAATTCCGCACTTGGTACGCTGAGGGCACGCAGTAA